The following proteins are co-located in the Siansivirga zeaxanthinifaciens CC-SAMT-1 genome:
- a CDS encoding DUF4230 domain-containing protein, with protein MTFIYKKLIKIAVFLVLIIAVYIGICFKFPNLNFLAKKPMQIKDTALIVQETKKIAQLFACKFYSEIAIDSTKYLYTDKIDYKKSLLSFANLSKKVFDKKADLKESISSYSRTQYKDSTAAKIVLIASGNCYAGTDLDKMKIKSSVKDSIILTIPNAQIFNTVVNPSDFTIFYDDGNWSKEEVVSLKQKAREKIKSFALNNKIIQKANDKTIKLLTSFLQSVGYKSVQIEFEDN; from the coding sequence ATGACATTTATTTATAAAAAATTAATAAAAATAGCAGTTTTTTTAGTATTAATCATAGCTGTATATATTGGAATATGTTTTAAATTCCCGAATTTAAATTTTTTAGCAAAAAAACCAATGCAAATAAAAGATACTGCACTTATAGTGCAAGAAACCAAAAAAATTGCTCAATTATTTGCTTGTAAATTTTACTCTGAAATTGCTATTGATTCAACAAAGTATTTATATACTGACAAAATAGACTATAAAAAATCTTTACTTTCTTTTGCAAATCTTTCTAAGAAAGTTTTTGATAAAAAAGCTGATTTGAAAGAATCCATATCATCTTACTCTAGAACTCAATACAAAGATTCTACAGCAGCAAAAATTGTACTTATAGCTTCAGGAAATTGTTATGCAGGGACTGATTTAGATAAAATGAAAATAAAAAGCAGTGTAAAAGATTCTATTATATTAACAATTCCTAATGCACAAATTTTTAATACTGTTGTTAACCCATCAGATTTTACCATTTTTTATGATGATGGTAACTGGTCGAAAGAGGAGGTTGTATCTCTTAAACAAAAAGCTAGAGAAAAAATTAAATCTTTTGCATTGAACAATAAAATTATACAAAAGGCTAATGATAAAACAATAAAATTGTTAACGAGCTTCTTGCAATCTGTTGGATATAAATCAGTACAAATTGAGTTTGAAGATAATTAA
- a CDS encoding LEM-3-like GIY-YIG domain-containing protein, with amino-acid sequence MFDNLTISKLGYYVYALINPINNKPFYIGKGKENRVFSHKEEVINCLNNNESLKKEEIKLIIEKGLDIKHIIIRHGLKESESFLIESTLIDFVNFFEKKLTNIVSGHDSDFYGIKTSNEIIRQYNAPKLEKLHHNVIIININKKYAQSKLSNETIYEATKEAWVVSKTKRDIVEYALSEYQGIIIGVYKIKNWYSITTNNNKSNNRWGFNGETALNEISELYINKSIMHVKKQGAANPIRYKL; translated from the coding sequence ATGTTTGACAACCTAACAATTTCTAAACTTGGATACTACGTTTATGCCTTAATAAACCCTATCAATAATAAACCTTTTTATATTGGTAAAGGAAAAGAGAACAGGGTGTTCTCTCATAAAGAAGAAGTTATTAATTGTTTAAATAACAATGAAAGTTTAAAAAAAGAAGAAATTAAGTTAATTATAGAAAAGGGCTTAGACATTAAACATATAATTATTAGGCATGGTTTAAAAGAGTCTGAATCATTTTTAATAGAATCAACATTAATTGATTTTGTTAATTTTTTTGAAAAAAAACTAACAAATATTGTTTCTGGCCATGACAGTGATTTTTACGGTATCAAAACGTCTAATGAAATTATCAGGCAATACAATGCACCAAAATTAGAGAAATTGCATCATAATGTTATTATAATTAATATTAATAAAAAGTATGCACAATCAAAATTATCTAATGAAACTATTTATGAAGCTACAAAAGAAGCTTGGGTTGTTAGTAAAACAAAAAGAGACATTGTAGAATATGCATTATCTGAATATCAGGGAATAATAATTGGTGTTTATAAAATAAAGAATTGGTATTCAATTACTACTAACAATAACAAATCCAATAATCGATGGGGATTTAATGGGGAAACTGCATTAAATGAAATTTCAGAGTTATATATAAACAAATCAATAATGCATGTAAAAAAACAAGGAGCAGCAAATCCTATCAGATATAAATTATAA
- a CDS encoding DUF481 domain-containing protein, with translation MFFFYFISFSSCFSQAILNTESVLKEIDSTLVLNFNIEGDVKIGNVNLIQINNSLLVGKKINRNLIRAFFNYEFLSENKNTLSSDFSGQIRYNYIIKRNSIYTFIQGQNAKALNLNSRFLVGLGYRQSLLKRKKSISYLDITYGFFYEKEYYKSNQTIPIKIENIRYNVNIFNQFKLSEKFRFLSMTYFQLNSEQLKDYRFFFESRLYYDLKNISIYLKTNMRHHATPYVNVLKTDLNSLVGIEFKL, from the coding sequence TTGTTTTTTTTCTATTTTATTAGTTTTAGTTCTTGCTTTTCTCAAGCTATTTTAAATACAGAATCTGTTTTAAAAGAAATTGATAGCACCCTCGTTCTTAATTTTAATATAGAAGGGGATGTTAAAATTGGTAATGTTAACCTAATCCAAATTAATAATTCTCTTTTAGTTGGTAAAAAAATAAACAGAAATCTAATCAGAGCCTTTTTTAATTATGAATTTTTATCTGAAAACAAAAACACATTGTCTTCAGATTTTAGTGGGCAAATACGTTATAATTATATAATAAAAAGAAATTCTATTTACACATTTATTCAAGGTCAAAATGCAAAAGCTTTAAATCTTAATAGTAGATTTTTAGTAGGTTTAGGTTATAGACAATCTTTACTAAAAAGAAAAAAATCAATTAGTTACCTTGATATTACTTATGGCTTTTTTTATGAAAAAGAATACTATAAAAGTAATCAAACTATCCCCATTAAAATTGAAAATATCAGATATAATGTAAATATATTTAATCAATTTAAATTAAGTGAAAAATTTAGATTTTTATCTATGACCTATTTCCAGTTAAACTCAGAACAATTAAAAGATTACAGATTCTTTTTTGAATCTAGGTTGTATTATGATTTGAAAAATATTTCTATTTATTTAAAAACTAATATGAGACATCATGCTACACCATATGTAAATGTTTTGAAAACAGACTTAAATAGCCTTGTAGGCATAGAGTTTAAATTATAA
- a CDS encoding DUF4230 domain-containing protein, with protein MSITVIIKTRKMINTNFIKDIIIKTYIKLICLVFCLALLSCGNEELKKGEIEEQLRDLQELGTSEYVLNKIIIAEDNQWYTIGDRKVVITMTASLKAGVDFSEIKLIEIDNESKIITLQVPNSKIILLDIKPEDIKYDFVKVSSTRSEFSNKELNDIQILGEKNIQEKIKELNILNDADKNAQLFLKNWLNSMGFNQIKFI; from the coding sequence ATGAGTATCACTGTAATTATAAAAACCAGAAAAATGATTAATACAAATTTTATAAAAGATATCATTATTAAAACATATATTAAATTAATATGTTTAGTTTTTTGTTTAGCATTGTTAAGCTGCGGTAATGAAGAACTTAAAAAAGGAGAAATTGAAGAACAACTCAGAGATTTACAAGAACTGGGGACTTCTGAGTATGTTTTAAATAAAATAATAATTGCAGAAGATAACCAATGGTATACTATTGGTGATAGAAAAGTTGTCATAACTATGACTGCTTCATTAAAGGCTGGAGTGGATTTTTCTGAAATTAAATTAATAGAAATAGACAATGAATCTAAAATAATAACATTACAGGTTCCTAATTCAAAAATAATTCTATTAGATATAAAACCTGAGGACATTAAATATGATTTTGTCAAAGTTTCTTCAACTCGCTCTGAATTTTCTAACAAAGAATTAAATGATATTCAAATTCTTGGAGAGAAAAATATCCAAGAAAAAATTAAAGAGTTGAATATTTTAAATGACGCAGATAAAAATGCTCAATTATTTTTAAAAAACTGGCTTAATTCAATGGGGTTCAATCAAATAAAATTTATATAA
- a CDS encoding zinc ribbon domain-containing protein, whose product MYCNNCGNKSNGKINFCPQCGQKLIHQNYSSPKINAVFSSSLLVGGNILTPDKLILDDSGVVYERRNKYLIGVDRSFLSYDNISYVKIDRRLVSSNIIISSRGTDSIIAKDFFISDAKKIEAIIKSKLQR is encoded by the coding sequence ATGTATTGCAATAATTGTGGAAATAAATCTAACGGTAAAATTAATTTTTGTCCACAGTGTGGTCAAAAATTAATTCACCAAAATTATAGTAGTCCTAAAATAAATGCTGTTTTCTCATCTAGTCTTTTAGTAGGAGGTAATATTTTAACACCAGACAAATTAATTCTAGATGATAGTGGAGTTGTATATGAAAGGCGAAATAAATATTTAATTGGTGTTGACCGCTCTTTTTTATCGTATGACAATATTTCTTATGTTAAAATTGACAGAAGATTAGTGAGCTCTAATATTATTATTTCAAGTAGAGGGACAGATAGCATTATTGCAAAGGATTTTTTTATTTCAGACGCAAAAAAAATTGAAGCTATTATAAAATCTAAACTTCAGAGATAA
- a CDS encoding OmpA family protein, whose product MVTIISPHHSFGGHIIFFFFCNNKEIITEPEIKEFTIKETKQSPITEIITDIKSGINTEGKSLNFHEILFEYNSDKIVEESNTYLNEILKAMQDITALSIQIVGHTSNEGNDEYNEALSLKRAQAVKNYLIKNGINAKRLSVIGKGSKNPITNNNTEEGKKLNRRIEVVILDDGIN is encoded by the coding sequence TTGGTTACTATTATTAGTCCTCATCATAGTTTTGGCGGGCATATTATATTTTTTTTTTTTTGTAACAATAAAGAAATTATAACTGAACCTGAAATTAAAGAATTTACAATAAAGGAAACCAAGCAATCGCCTATCACAGAAATAATAACAGATATTAAGTCTGGCATTAACACAGAGGGAAAATCTTTAAACTTTCATGAAATACTTTTCGAATATAACAGTGATAAAATTGTAGAAGAATCTAACACCTATTTAAACGAAATACTAAAAGCTATGCAAGACATTACTGCGCTTTCTATTCAAATAGTAGGGCACACAAGTAACGAAGGCAATGATGAATATAACGAAGCACTTTCTTTAAAACGTGCACAAGCTGTTAAAAACTATCTCATCAAAAACGGTATTAATGCCAAACGTTTATCAGTAATTGGCAAAGGAAGTAAAAATCCAATTACAAACAATAATACAGAAGAAGGCAAAAAATTAAACCGAAGAATAGAGGTTGTCATTTTAGATGACGGTATTAATTAA